The segment ATCACTATCAGTTGCAGAAATTTTCCTACAAATAGAACATGTACCCATGTCCTCTTTTAATCCCACCACGATTTAATTATTTCATTAACCTATAGAATTAATTCTCTGACTCTTCCAAATATACCAGCATGCAATACTACGATTTGGCTTCCACCTGGCAGAAAATTTTTCCATAGTTTTTGGATCTGGTAGCTCCTTTAATGAAAATAAATCTCTAATTCCCTTTTGTATTCCTAAATCGCCTACTGGAAAAACATCTTTTCTTTGTAAACAAAACATGAGATAAATTTGCGTGGTCCAATTTCCTATCCCCTTGATTTTTGTCAACTCTTCAATAACTTGCTGGTCATTGAGCTTTGCAATTTTTTTAAAATCTATTTTTTTTTGAATAATTAGCTTTGATAATCCTTTAATGTAATTGATTTTTGTTCCTGAAAGTCCTATGTCTTTTAATTTCTTATCAGTTGTATTATTCACCTGTCTTGGTGTAGGGAATTTTTTGTAAAGTTTTAGAAATCTCTTAGTGATTGCTGTGGCAGAAGCTTCTGATAATTGCTGATAAATTATTGCCTCTACCAATGTTTGAAACGGATTTTTTGTTATTCGCATACTACACGGTCCAATTCTTCTGATTAGTGGTCCAAGTTTCTTGTCTGAACGTAATAATGACACTTCTTTTTCGAATCTACCTGGGGTTTGTAGTTTCAAACCTATAGTAATTTTCTCAAAATTTTCCAAGTTTGGATTTTTCTTGTACTGTCGAATTAGATTGATTATGGTTTCTTTTGGAGGTAATTTTATTTTTTTTTGAATAATTTTAGCTAATCCTGTTCCAATTAGGATTCCTTGCGTTGCACCTGTTACATTTGATGGTTTTCTGTTAGTACTGGAACTTTCAAAATCTATAATTGTATTTTTATTTTTTCCAACTATCACATGTTTGTCTATAGTACTTAATTCTCCATGATCTAATCCTGCATCATCTAAAAGATAACATTCTCTCAAAACATTATTCAGAACAGAACGAACTTCTTGAGATTTTGTCTCCGTTTTCTTCGCCCAATCAATAATTTTTTCACCGTCAATGTATTCCATTACCAAAAAATTTTTTGAATTTTTGATAAATTTTGGACCGATGTCTAATTTGTTTACAATTTGAAGCAATTTAGCTTCATTTGACATATTCTCTCTTGGCGAATCTATTCTCCTGATTTTTAATGCAACAATCTCATTGTTTTTTTTCGCAAGAACAACCATTCCAACATAGCCTTTTCCAAGTATGTGACATTTTTCAATTTGTAATGGACCGGTAAATGAAACATGTGTAACGCCTATTTTTTTTAATTCATTAAGGCGTTTTTTGACTTCAGATTCTTTTACTTTTGGAAAACATAGAATTTTGTTGTATGGTTCCTCTTCGAATATACTAATTTGCTGAAAACGTTGTGTCATCCGTAGTTATCATTTTTGAAATACTCTTTTTAACAGATTTGTTTTGTTTGTCTTTTCCATTTGCAATTTTAAATCCATTTTTAAAATCTGTTCTTAATCCTTTTGGGATTCCAGATTCTCCAATGTGATTTTTTATCAAATCAGTTAGATATGATTTAGCATTTTCATATCTTCTAGTTTGTAATGACTGTAATTTTCCATCCTTATCTGCCCACATTAGTTTAGATTTCTTTGAATTAATCTCAATAAATTTAGTTGAAAAATCTCCAGAAAACACATCAGGGCCAGTTCTAATTTCATTTTTTGAAATAGTTAATGATTCTAAAAGGAATAACAAACTAGCTTTACTCTCATCATACGCAACAGCATCACTTCTCAAAACATTGAATCCTTCTTTAGTAATTTGAGATTCAATTGAAGTTGCAGCCCTCTTGATTTGTCCATAAATAATATCATCACTTCTTTTTTTGTACTTGAAGTTTACAACTAGTGTATTTTTTGCCAATTCTACAGGAATTTTGTCTTTTGATTTTTCCTTAAAGTATGATAAAGAACTTTTCTTTAAGAAATTTCTAGCAATTAAAATGAAATTGGTAACATTTTGAATTGATATTGCCGCACCCAAGTTTCTATTCCTGTCTATTGGGTCAATGATGACTATAGGAGACTCAAATTTTCTTGGCGATTCCCCTATCATTTCATTATTTTTTATCTTTGAAATTTTCTTTAACACATTTTCAAAACTTCCTAAATAATAGACTAAAACCTCACAGACGTATCCACTAAATCCTTGTTTTGCAATTTCTGCACCATACATTCCATTAATTTTTAAAAAACATTTCAAAATTCTAATATCATCTTTCATTGAACCAGTTAATTTTTCACTCATAAACTCAGTATGGAACGTAGATCTATCTGCTGCACTTTTCCATTCACCTTTTTTAATATCATAACATGGTACAACGTTTACTCCTACTCCATCAATATCAGCTTCAACAAATGGATGTTCAGAATATCTTACATACGGTTTGAATTTTTTAAGAGAATCAAACCCGATTTTTTTACCAACTTTTTCAAAATTTTTCTCTGAAGTTGTTTTTTTAAATTTTACAAAAATATCAATATCAATTTTTTCTGGGGTCCAGGTTTCTTTTGCATATGAACCTCCAAAATGAACTGAGACAACTGCTTTTTGCTTTTTAGCTTCTTTATTTACGAGACTAAAAACCTGATTTGCAATCTTATCGACTTTTTTTCTTTGTACATTATTTGGAATTGCTATTTGTTTTGATTTTTTTATAATATCATTTTTCATTTTGCATTAACCTCCAGTAAATCTGAATATTCTGGTCCCTTTGGACTTAAAACGCTTTTTTTTAACTTAATTTTTGATACCATCTCAGCACCAAAATTTGTAGTCTCAAAATCTTTCATTATAGATGAAACATCTCCAATGCGCTTTTTTACTCTAAAAACCGTCAAGTGAGGTTTGAATTTTTTATCTTGTTCAAAACCTAATGAAATTAATTTCATTTCTACTTCTTTTGCTAATGAAATTAGCTTTTCTGCACCATTTTTTTCAATTCCAATCCAAATTACTCTCGGGTTTTTTAAATTTGGAAACCCCCCGACACCATTCAAAGATATTTCAAATTCAGAAAAAGATATTTCATTCAATGATTTTTTTATTTTTTCACATAATATTTCATCAACTTCTCCTAGAAATTGTAATGTAAAATGAATCTGATCAGTTCTTGTAGGCTTTGCATCTATCTTCACATTTTCTTGAAATTTCTTAATATTTTCTAAAATTTGAGTTTTAGAAATCTCAATTGCAACAAAGACTCTCATGAAAAACAAAACATTAGTAATTATTTATCGCTACCTTCATAGACTAGTCATTCAAAAATAATCTGTGTCAAAACTAGTTGTATGTTTAACCGGAATGCCTGGAGCTGGAAAATCAACTATTGTCTCAAAACTAAAAGAAGATGGCTATGAAACTTTTAGTCTTGGTGATGGTGTTAGAGCAGAAGCTAAAAGACAAAATTTAGAACCTACAGGAGCAAATTTAGGAAAACTGATGTTAGAGCTACGTGAAAAAAATGGACCAGGAGCTATTGCTGAATTACTTAAAGAATCAATTAAAGAATCAACTCATCAAATCATAATCATTGATGGTGTACGTTCCATACATGAAATCAATGTTTTAAAAGAAACTGGGAATGTGAAATTATTAGCTGTAGATGCAGCTCCTGATACAAGATTCAATTTTTTACGTGAACGTAAAAGATCAGACGATCCATTAACAAGAGAAAAATTTGAAGAGCGTGATAATCGAGAAATTGGAGTTGGATTAAAAGAAATTATTGAACTTGCTGATGAATCTATAGAAAATAACAATGTGACGATCAATCAAATGGTAGAATCAGCCACTAAAATTTTTCAAAAGTGGATAGAATAATGAATCAAAAAACAACAATACAGATTTTTTGTGCAATAAATCCTTCTGAGGATCCTGATAAAATAAAAACTGCTGTGAATAATATTTTCCCTGAAATAGAACTAGATGTGT is part of the Candidatus Nitrosopelagicus brevis genome and harbors:
- the cca gene encoding CCA tRNA nucleotidyltransferase — protein: MKNDIIKKSKQIAIPNNVQRKKVDKIANQVFSLVNKEAKKQKAVVSVHFGGSYAKETWTPEKIDIDIFVKFKKTTSEKNFEKVGKKIGFDSLKKFKPYVRYSEHPFVEADIDGVGVNVVPCYDIKKGEWKSAADRSTFHTEFMSEKLTGSMKDDIRILKCFLKINGMYGAEIAKQGFSGYVCEVLVYYLGSFENVLKKISKIKNNEMIGESPRKFESPIVIIDPIDRNRNLGAAISIQNVTNFILIARNFLKKSSLSYFKEKSKDKIPVELAKNTLVVNFKYKKRSDDIIYGQIKRAATSIESQITKEGFNVLRSDAVAYDESKASLLFLLESLTISKNEIRTGPDVFSGDFSTKFIEINSKKSKLMWADKDGKLQSLQTRRYENAKSYLTDLIKNHIGESGIPKGLRTDFKNGFKIANGKDKQNKSVKKSISKMITTDDTTFSAN
- the thpR gene encoding RNA 2',3'-cyclic phosphodiesterase gives rise to the protein MRVFVAIEISKTQILENIKKFQENVKIDAKPTRTDQIHFTLQFLGEVDEILCEKIKKSLNEISFSEFEISLNGVGGFPNLKNPRVIWIGIEKNGAEKLISLAKEVEMKLISLGFEQDKKFKPHLTVFRVKKRIGDVSSIMKDFETTNFGAEMVSKIKLKKSVLSPKGPEYSDLLEVNAK
- a CDS encoding AAA family ATPase; translation: MSKLVVCLTGMPGAGKSTIVSKLKEDGYETFSLGDGVRAEAKRQNLEPTGANLGKLMLELREKNGPGAIAELLKESIKESTHQIIIIDGVRSIHEINVLKETGNVKLLAVDAAPDTRFNFLRERKRSDDPLTREKFEERDNREIGVGLKEIIELADESIENNNVTINQMVESATKIFQKWIE
- a CDS encoding RIO1 family regulatory kinase/ATPase domain-containing protein; this encodes MTQRFQQISIFEEEPYNKILCFPKVKESEVKKRLNELKKIGVTHVSFTGPLQIEKCHILGKGYVGMVVLAKKNNEIVALKIRRIDSPRENMSNEAKLLQIVNKLDIGPKFIKNSKNFLVMEYIDGEKIIDWAKKTETKSQEVRSVLNNVLRECYLLDDAGLDHGELSTIDKHVIVGKNKNTIIDFESSSTNRKPSNVTGATQGILIGTGLAKIIQKKIKLPPKETIINLIRQYKKNPNLENFEKITIGLKLQTPGRFEKEVSLLRSDKKLGPLIRRIGPCSMRITKNPFQTLVEAIIYQQLSEASATAITKRFLKLYKKFPTPRQVNNTTDKKLKDIGLSGTKINYIKGLSKLIIQKKIDFKKIAKLNDQQVIEELTKIKGIGNWTTQIYLMFCLQRKDVFPVGDLGIQKGIRDLFSLKELPDPKTMEKFSARWKPNRSIACWYIWKSQRINSIG